aatgatttaaaaactatatttactcataaaaattatttagaaaatttttctaataaagaaaataaagaaaaggcgtgcaattaaataaaataaaatttagaaaataagaaaattttcgagttctcacaGAAACACATTATTAAACTGTTGAGGGGAAACATATTCTAAAACACAAAGTCATATCCTTATTGGCAAAAAGTTAGAAAATCTAATATTGGGCATAATTTCCTAGTTAGCTAAATAACTAATTCCGTGCCCATCAATCAAATCAGATTTAACCCTAATCAGATaagaacaaacaaaaacaaaaacaacccaCAAAAATTCATTCAAATCCAACTTCAAGAATCTACACCAGTAATTCATGacaatttttcaaaggaaaagggagggaaaaaaaaaaccaataagAGACCACTATATTTTTGGAAATACTTAAGAAGTCTTCACCCTTGCTGGAAATGTTATTGTAGGAACGAGAATGAGATGTCGCTGCTAGAGTGGGGATGAGCCGTTGATAAGAGATGTCGCTATCGCGGCCgcttttaaaggaaaaaaatgaggaagagagggagagagagagaagccgGAGCCGCCGGCGAAGAAGAGTGGGTCTTTCCCTTGGATTTGTTTGCTGGATGAGATGTCATTGCTGAAGAAGAGTCTGTTATCACTGCCGAAGAGTCTGtttaagaaaggaaaataacttCACAAAGATAGATAAGGAAGTTATTTTCCTCCAATGGATGTAACTTATTTTATGTcagaaattattttttcaaattaattaacaaCCAAGCAAcggaaaatatgaaaaatattttccgaAAAATCTTTTTCACCCAAACAAACAGACCATAAAAGTTTATATCATATAAGTTTTAGCCTAGGTGTTAAAAAGCATAAAAGTTTAGATCACGTTTTTTATTCTCTTAGTCATGTCCAAATGTTGGGACAACTATATAGGGTTAAAAACCATTTAAGCAAATAGTAGCAGACGTTTCGATTAAGTGACTTCTTAAATTCAGATGGGTACGTAGTACACTCGTTTGATTTGGTAGTAGTTTAGTTCCCATTGATCCATTTAGATTCAATTGGGTTTCCTTCTTAATTCAGGAGAGTGTAAAATTCTATAAATAAAGTGacgattgaaaaaaaaaaaattgcagtagACGTTTCATCCCACCTGTTTAGACACGCCTTATTTACAGTTTGAATGGTTAAAGCCATATACTATCTGGCATACCTCTCGATTCCACAAATGAAAAGCCTGTGTGcctattccttttctttctttttctgggCCAATCTATCCATCCTTCGCAAATTACATACTACTACTTCAGATTCAGGAGGAGATGGCATGAGTTCGAAggcattatttattattattccCTTCATTAATTCACTCCCAAATCAAAACATAATTGGTAATATTTGGGATGACTGCAAAAATaggaatatattttaaataaataaataaataaaatacaacTACTCCCTCTCCAATCTCCAATAAAGAAGATAACGATAACGACTATTATTCCTTTGCACCCAAACGCCCACTCATTCTTCAGTTATTATCTCTCCGtttctttttactttctttttgtttgattttttctGATGAACCGATAGCAACGTTACAATTGAGAGAACTAACcggataaaaaaaaagagaagaatgtACTGAATATTAGACAATTAGTTGTTGGAGCAGTACTAGTATTTGACAGGAGAATATTCATAAGCGATGGAGACAGGGAGAAGAGAAACtgtaaaggaaaaattaaaaaaaaaaaaaaagaacgagAATTAGTGCTATCAGCTAGCCGGAGGATGCCGGCTTGAGCCGAGCTGATTAAGAGCGTTAACAGAgctggaagaggaagaagaagcagaagaagaggaggaggaggaggaggctcCAGAAAGCAATTGAGTCAAGGCAGTCATGGCCCGAACTTGCATCTCCAGAGCTGCTATATAATCGGTCgcctcttccaaaattaccGGCAGAGGCTGCTTCCTGCAACCGGGAACTAACCGGCCGAGAACACGCGCCTTCCTCTGAAACGCCGGTAAGTTCTTCGTCTTCAACCTCAATATCGACACTCTCGGCTTCTTCTGCCACCGGCTGTTCCCGGTGGTCACCGTCACTCTCTGCCTCTTGTGACTGGCGCTATTCTTCATAAATTTCAGCTTTATCCTGTTGGTCAGAATCGCTCTGCTCCATCGCGTCCGACCTTTCGCCGCCACCGCCAGCACTCTATCCGCAGCATCCCGCACTGCTCTGCCGCCCTTCGGAGCAGCGCCGCCGGTGATTCGGACTCGGCGGAGAGCTTGGAGAAGCTTGGAAGAGTAAGCTTGTTGTTGAGTATCGGATTTCCATTCAGTTTGAGCGGCTTGAGCTTGATTTCTGAGGTTTTGGTTCTGATTcggaattttcttcttcttttttctcctcAGAAGTGATCTGTCGGAGTTATTTACTGCCGGATTGGACACCGCCGTTGACGCCATCGAGGTAGGTAGACGTGTATTTCCAACGCCGATAGAAATAGGAATGATCGGTTGAGTTTTGATTCACCTATGCAAACACAACGCACGCAACATATTCCATGGACCTGCTGTAGATTCAACGAATCGGATTTAGAGTAAATTCACGTATCGAATGGAGTCAGAATTGGAGGTAAAGAATGAGAGTAAATTCACAGAGCCAAATTCAGGAGATTAATTAGTGATtaataaaagtaaaattaatCTAAGAATTAGCGATTAACTAACCAGATAATGATCGTGATTAATAAGACATTAACAGGTGAGATTATGAATAGAATAGTTATAAAGGAAGTGAtccttttttaagtttttaaccTGGCAAGAAGAGATGAGTTTCTTCAAATATCAGCTTCGGAAACACTTTtatgattgattgattgatcgGAAAATTGAAGAGCCgctggagagagagagagagagagagagggataagagttttttgtatttttgggcTGTGTGGTGGTGGAGAGGGAATCACGGGAAAGGAAAGCAGCAAAGAGAGCATGCGTCTGCTATTTGTGAATTGAGTCGAGTTGTGGTTTGGGAAGGTTTCTTTTAAATGTGCAGTGCAGTGCAGAGTCCATGAGTGTGGGTTGTGCTGCCCATCAGCATATGCAGATACTGGCAGGGCGAGCTGGGGGAGTCTTATTCTTAATTTCTGGCCCCCACCCAACAATTTAAAAATAGAAGTGCTGCATCTGTTGTTTTAGTTACGAATTAATCCTCCGGATGGTAGGTAGGAGTGTATGCATCATTACTGTGTTTGGACGCCTAGCAATTAATTCAAATCTGAATTTAAAATCCAAATATTGCGGACGGTAGGGCTAAAAACCATCATGAATCGGGTtgtttgaattgttattttctAGAGTTCCTGTATAAATGTGTTTATGAAtagtgtaaaatttttttttaaaaaaaatacagcaATGTAAACTAAACGGGGATATTTGGGAAAAAgcgtaaaaatttttttttttttttttttgggggttagAAATGTGTTTCTGCTGGTGTGTTTGCCTTTTCGTACGGACCATGTGGCAGTGTGGGCCCTCTGAGGTCCACGTTCTTGTGACTTCCTTTCTCTGTCTCCGTTAACCCTTACACCGTTGTACATAAGTGTTTTTCggttcttcaatttttatctGTATTTCGTTTCTCCCGTTATCGTTagggccttgtttggattgtagtttTCTGTCAAAAAAATTACGTTATTTTTcctgatcacatttccctattacctttttcccttacatgcatcaaatcgttacagtaattttttcatgaaaaattatgaaaaatgcaattcaaacacaACTACTACTGTAATAGCAGGAGGCCCGACCTCGACCTGGGAAAAGATGTTAGAGATTGTAGTAGTGATACTTACCTCTCCTTTGTAATGATGATATATTTACTCAACCATAATTTCTCTAAGAATCATCCCTTGCCCAACCAAAAATGGAGCAGTATATGGATGGTAATTAGTTTTTCATACAAAAATAGGATTTCCATGACCGTATTTACCTAATTTATCACAAAAATGGAAGTAACATTTGGACAGTTAAGCTCTTATCCAGCATTGGATGTGAAGCTATTCTTATGGTTGTTGTCAAGATGAACGAGTCACTTTTGGATGCCATTAAAACACTTTCTTAGCTAGCACAGAACCTTTGGTCCTAACAAGTGAAGCTCAAACGTCCAATGCACCATGTTGATGTTCCTTGGGGGGCTTCAAAAGTGTTAGGTAACATGATGGTTTCATCCAATTCCCATGTATTACTCTAGCTAGATTATGTTTGTTGCTTCCTTC
This region of Coffea arabica cultivar ET-39 chromosome 3c, Coffea Arabica ET-39 HiFi, whole genome shotgun sequence genomic DNA includes:
- the LOC113733867 gene encoding transcription factor bHLH148-like, encoding MASTAVSNPAVNNSDRSLLRRKKKKKIPNQNQNLRNQAQAAQTEWKSDTQQQAYSSKLLQALRRVRITGGAAPKGGRAVRDAADRVLAVAAKGRTRWSRAILTNRIKLKFMKNSASHKRQRVTVTTGNSRWQKKPRVSILRLKTKNLPAFQRKARVLGRLVPGCRKQPLPVILEEATDYIAALEMQVRAMTALTQLLSGASSSSSSSSASSSSSSSVNALNQLGSSRHPPAS